The following proteins are encoded in a genomic region of Hirundo rustica isolate bHirRus1 chromosome 3, bHirRus1.pri.v3, whole genome shotgun sequence:
- the CCDC167 gene encoding coiled-coil domain-containing protein 167, with amino-acid sequence MGRRRAGPSVAREIDGLEEKLAHCRLSMEEVDLKLRREKLSPEGRKSLERERNLLMTKADNYEKELSVLRKENRKNAALAVAVALLIALIYACWTM; translated from the exons ATGGGCAGGCGGCGAGCGGGGCCCAGCGTGGCCCGGGAG ATTGATGGATTGGAGGAGAAGCTAGCACACTGCAGACTGAGCATGGAAGAAGTGGATCTTAAGCTACGCAGGGAGAAGCTCAGCCCTGAAGGAAG AAAGTCACTGGAGAGAGAGCGAAACTTACTAATGACCAAAGCTGACAACTATG aGAAGGAACTGAGTGTGCTTCGTAAGGAAAATCGCAAGAATGCTGCCCTTGCTGTGGCCGTGGCATTGCTGATTGCTCTTATTTACGCCTGCTGGACAATGTGA